The following are encoded in a window of Rhodopirellula islandica genomic DNA:
- a CDS encoding addiction module protein has protein sequence MTLQESLRALPPDQKLAIVTELWNDLAVSAPLTLPSDELAEMQRRRDEMLADPSIAIDSDEVWRRVDGD, from the coding sequence ATGACACTGCAAGAATCTCTCCGCGCTTTACCGCCAGACCAGAAACTCGCGATTGTAACGGAACTTTGGAACGACTTAGCTGTTTCCGCACCGCTGACGCTGCCGTCCGATGAACTTGCAGAAATGCAACGACGACGTGACGAAATGCTAGCAGACCCGTCGATTGCGATTGATTCCGACGAGGTTTGGCGACGTGTCGATGGCGACTGA
- the ltrA gene encoding group II intron reverse transcriptase/maturase yields the protein MKPGNAGEGKAVRPTRVQDAESPTLRGGSTVLDRLERITERAKTHPEEVFNNLFSLLNYELLWYAFRRLKRGKVPGVDGVAVEDYEEDLEGNLRGLLDRLHRGSYRPNPSLRKNIPKGNGKTRPLGIACVEDKLVQRAMVMVLERIYEVDFYDFSYGFRPQRSCHQALSALGQSIATEKVNWISDADIEGFFDNVCHESLLELLQVRISDPKLLALIKRFLKAGVMIEGKLEATDEGVPQGSSLSPLLANVYLHHVLDVWFEREMKPRLQGQATLIRYADDFICCFELESDARRYQAVLPKRLARYSLSVAQEKTKLLRFGRFAQRDSKRWGEGPPGTFDFLGFTHYCGRSRAGKFKLKRKTSGKKYRQKVVELRRWFKSQLDVPIGEMWQTLNAKLRGHYQYYGINDNWPMLMAYRNKARVLVKRHLSRRSQSSYVNWTHLARLCERHPLSNPRQLTDLIAMSRASVSAV from the coding sequence ATGAAGCCGGGTAATGCTGGCGAAGGGAAGGCGGTCAGGCCAACACGCGTCCAAGACGCCGAGTCGCCCACACTCAGGGGCGGGAGTACGGTTCTGGATCGTCTTGAACGCATCACCGAAAGAGCGAAGACGCATCCCGAAGAGGTTTTCAATAACCTCTTTTCGCTGCTCAATTACGAGTTGCTGTGGTATGCGTTTCGCCGACTGAAGCGAGGGAAAGTGCCGGGGGTCGATGGCGTGGCGGTGGAAGATTACGAGGAGGATCTGGAGGGCAACCTTCGTGGCCTGCTCGATCGACTTCATCGTGGCAGCTATCGCCCGAACCCAAGCTTGCGAAAGAACATCCCGAAAGGGAATGGGAAAACGCGACCTCTGGGGATCGCTTGCGTGGAAGACAAGCTCGTTCAGCGAGCGATGGTGATGGTCCTCGAGCGGATCTACGAAGTCGACTTCTACGACTTCTCGTATGGATTCCGTCCGCAGCGATCATGCCACCAAGCGTTGTCGGCACTCGGTCAAAGCATCGCGACCGAGAAAGTGAACTGGATCAGTGACGCAGACATCGAAGGCTTCTTCGACAACGTGTGTCACGAGAGCCTCTTGGAGCTGTTGCAAGTTCGCATCAGCGACCCCAAGCTGCTCGCTCTGATCAAGCGTTTTCTCAAAGCAGGTGTGATGATCGAAGGCAAACTGGAAGCAACCGACGAGGGCGTTCCACAAGGTTCGAGCCTCTCTCCGCTGCTTGCGAATGTGTACCTGCATCACGTGTTGGACGTTTGGTTCGAACGTGAAATGAAGCCACGACTGCAAGGACAAGCGACTCTGATTCGGTATGCGGATGACTTCATCTGCTGTTTTGAATTGGAATCGGATGCGCGGAGATACCAAGCGGTCCTGCCGAAACGACTTGCCCGGTATTCGCTGTCAGTCGCCCAGGAGAAGACGAAGTTGCTCCGATTCGGTCGTTTTGCCCAGCGTGATTCCAAACGCTGGGGCGAAGGGCCTCCGGGAACTTTTGACTTCCTGGGATTCACTCATTACTGCGGGCGCAGCCGCGCTGGAAAGTTCAAGCTGAAACGGAAGACGTCGGGGAAGAAGTATCGGCAGAAGGTTGTGGAACTGCGTCGCTGGTTCAAGAGTCAGTTGGACGTTCCGATCGGCGAGATGTGGCAGACCCTTAACGCGAAGCTTCGCGGTCACTACCAGTACTACGGTATCAATGACAATTGGCCGATGCTGATGGCGTACCGCAACAAGGCCCGCGTGTTGGTCAAGCGTCACCTCAGTCGTCGGAGCCAAAGCAGCTACGTGAACTGGACGCACCTGGCCCGTCTGTGCGAGCGACATCCCTTGTCGAATCCGCGGCAGCTCACGGACCTGATCGCGATGTCTCGTGCGTCGGTGAGTGCTGTGTGA
- a CDS encoding tyrosine-type recombinase/integrase: MVPFGKRPKTLPIVLSRHEIDKLLQCTPNLKHRTFLMTLYSAALRFSEAAHLRIADLDSDRMMIHVRHAKGAKDRLVPLSPRLLTELRVYWKKYRPADLLFPGNSATKTYADTSIQKAMKRSAEKAGIKKRVYTHVLRHSYATGLLEAGVDLLTISKLLGHASFVTTMIYLHCRREHLHSVPSPLDWLPVKQLPTYQPPQENNGNPETNSPS; encoded by the coding sequence ATGGTTCCCTTCGGGAAACGGCCCAAGACCTTGCCGATCGTGCTCAGCCGTCACGAAATCGACAAGCTGCTTCAATGCACGCCCAACCTGAAACACCGAACCTTCCTGATGACGCTCTACTCGGCCGCACTCCGGTTCTCCGAAGCAGCCCACCTAAGGATCGCCGACCTCGATTCGGATCGGATGATGATTCATGTCCGACACGCCAAGGGAGCCAAGGATCGGCTCGTGCCGCTCTCGCCAAGACTCTTGACCGAGTTGAGGGTTTACTGGAAGAAGTACAGGCCGGCCGACCTGCTGTTCCCCGGCAACTCAGCGACCAAGACCTACGCCGACACGTCGATTCAAAAAGCCATGAAACGGTCTGCCGAGAAAGCGGGAATCAAGAAACGGGTGTATACGCATGTGCTCAGGCACTCTTACGCGACCGGACTGCTAGAAGCCGGCGTGGACTTGCTGACGATCAGCAAGTTGCTCGGGCACGCAAGTTTCGTCACGACGATGATCTACCTGCACTGCCGACGCGAGCACCTGCACAGTGTCCCCAGCCCACTGGATTGGTTGCCGGTGAAACAACTGCCAACGTATCAACCGCCCCAAGAGAACAACGGAAACCCGGAGACCAACAGCCCAAGCTAA
- a CDS encoding leucine-rich repeat domain-containing protein, translated as MTTLLCVVGGLAFLRLKAERNAEEQLVADGLAISFDPWGNRGRYWYNDPEIEQENASETLLGRLNWELLRHVRCVDGQRSATEADTASTVDDNSLRSLESLRHVEILYLGFQPITDLGLESLRYLHSLKHLNLCGTKVSDDGLANITNLDALEYLALEFTIITDSGLKYLDGFENLEELSLMGTKIKGPGLSHLVRLASLRRLGLSGTAVRSDDLLHLSSLASLENLSLSNTKIDDSASIHLSKLSTLKKLNVAENRLSDEFLVELSALSSIESLNISGTDVTDRSESVILGFPNLSNFYASDTSMSAECRARIGDFVRRNRYKGYSAIGRNGG; from the coding sequence TTGACGACGTTACTCTGTGTTGTCGGGGGTCTTGCATTTCTACGGCTTAAAGCTGAACGCAATGCTGAAGAACAGCTAGTGGCCGACGGGTTGGCAATATCGTTCGATCCCTGGGGAAATCGCGGTAGATATTGGTACAACGACCCGGAGATTGAACAAGAGAACGCGAGTGAGACATTACTAGGCAGGCTAAATTGGGAACTGCTCAGGCATGTGCGATGTGTCGACGGGCAACGCAGTGCAACCGAGGCTGACACGGCTTCCACCGTTGACGACAACTCGCTTCGCTCGCTTGAAAGCCTACGGCATGTGGAGATTTTATATCTCGGATTTCAGCCAATTACAGATTTGGGCTTAGAGTCACTGCGGTACCTTCATTCCCTGAAACACCTCAATCTCTGCGGAACGAAAGTCTCCGACGATGGGCTGGCAAATATCACCAACCTCGACGCACTAGAGTATCTAGCCCTTGAATTTACCATCATTACTGACAGTGGCTTAAAGTACCTTGATGGCTTTGAGAACCTAGAAGAGCTTTCCCTAATGGGGACCAAGATAAAAGGTCCAGGCTTGTCGCATCTTGTGCGACTGGCGTCACTTCGGCGACTCGGGCTTTCCGGCACTGCTGTGCGATCAGACGACCTGCTGCACCTTTCCAGCCTTGCTTCCTTGGAAAACCTTAGTCTTTCAAATACAAAGATCGACGATTCAGCTTCCATTCATCTATCGAAGCTATCAACGCTGAAAAAACTCAACGTTGCAGAGAATAGGCTGTCCGATGAATTCCTCGTGGAGCTTTCAGCGTTGTCGAGTATTGAGAGCTTAAACATCAGTGGCACTGACGTAACCGATCGTTCCGAGAGCGTCATTCTAGGTTTTCCTAATCTTTCAAATTTCTACGCATCTGACACTTCGATGAGCGCGGAATGCCGGGCACGAATCGGTGACTTTGTGAGACGCAACAGATACAAAGGATATTCTGCAATAGGTCGTAACGGCGGATAA
- a CDS encoding site-specific integrase: MTSSDKHPCQLIRRMAEDMLIRNMAPATIKAYTYHARRFAGFIGKPLDEATVEDVRTFQLYLIQEKKVAYSSFNQAARACWE; the protein is encoded by the coding sequence ATGACTTCCTCCGACAAGCATCCCTGCCAGCTGATTCGCCGAATGGCCGAGGACATGCTCATCCGAAACATGGCCCCCGCGACCATCAAGGCCTACACCTACCACGCCAGAAGGTTTGCCGGCTTCATCGGTAAACCGCTCGACGAGGCAACCGTCGAAGACGTTAGAACCTTCCAGCTTTACCTGATCCAAGAGAAGAAGGTCGCCTATAGCTCATTCAACCAAGCCGCCAGAGCTTGCTGGGAATAG
- a CDS encoding Clp protease N-terminal domain-containing protein — MNFTLDQRIHDILAVGRPGRETDRAIETVALGVRCADELGDRHFDSCHLLPGLYREPDGIAHHVLDGLGITLQQIDDAVSARDHISTDADFTIDDDIRLVFSNAFAAADEMWHSYIGTEHLMIGVVADGTKSARMLAEFGYTGSQVTKEVHDILGCFGVFKWIPVVLRRLRPRRTM; from the coding sequence TTGAATTTCACTTTGGACCAACGCATACATGACATACTCGCTGTTGGGCGACCTGGGCGTGAGACCGACCGTGCAATTGAGACAGTTGCCCTCGGTGTACGTTGTGCTGACGAACTTGGCGATCGACATTTTGACTCCTGCCATCTTTTGCCCGGGCTTTACCGTGAACCGGATGGCATCGCTCATCATGTGCTCGATGGCCTTGGTATTACGCTTCAACAAATCGACGACGCGGTATCCGCGCGCGACCACATTTCTACCGACGCCGATTTCACGATTGACGACGATATTCGTCTCGTGTTCTCGAACGCATTTGCCGCCGCCGACGAAATGTGGCACAGCTATATCGGCACCGAACACTTAATGATTGGCGTTGTCGCGGACGGAACCAAATCTGCTAGGATGTTGGCTGAATTTGGGTACACCGGATCCCAGGTGACGAAGGAGGTCCACGACATCCTTGGATGCTTCGGCGTCTTCAAATGGATACCGGTCGTGCTCCGCAGATTGCGGCCACGACGAACCATGTGA